The nucleotide sequence AATATGAATACAATGATTTTACAAGAACCCACTTTCCTAACTGATAGACAAGGCAATACACTCTCGGCTGTTATTCCTATTGAACAATATAACGAGCTTTTGAGAATTGCTGAATTATATGAAGAGTTAGAAGACTTACAACTCTATTACGAATCTAAAGCCGACCCAACTCCTGCTGAGCCTGCTGATATAGTATTTAAAAGAATAGAAGCTCGCCGTAAAATCATACTTTGTTAAAATATTTGAAATAATCCATTAAATCCGGCAGCGATAGCTGCCAATCCGTGCACATCACAACTGACAATAGAAAATTATCCGTGTCAAAATTTGTGTGATTCGTGTAATCCGTGCGAGAAATTAACGCAGCAAAGCTGCAGAAACATAAAACTATAAACAATGAATACACCCGAAAAATTATCTCTCTTGCGCTCTAAAATGCAAGAAAACCACATCGACGCTTTTGTGGTATTCAGCGCCGACCCTCACCTTAGTGAATACCTACCCAAAGAATGGCTCGAACGCGCTTGGCTCTCTGGATTTACAGGCTCTGCGGGTTTTGTAGTCGTTACCAAAGATAAAGCCGGCTTGTGGACGGACTCTCGCTACTTTGTACAATCGGCTATCGAGCTCAAAGGCTCTGGCATCGACCTCTTCAAGGACGGTGTAGAAGGTACCCCCGATTATGCCGATTGGCTCGTATCAGTACTTCCCGCTGGGGCTACTGTGGCACTTAACGCCTTGGCAACCTCTCACATCGCTTGGGAAAAACTACAAGCTACTTTAGCCGCTCACAACATCAAATTGGTGCATAAACCTCTTATCGACCTTATCTGGACAAACCGAGAAAAAGACCCTCTTCATCACATTTTCGTACACCCCGACAAATGGGCAGGACAAACCGTAGCCGAGAAACTCACCGCTATTCGCAAAGCAATGGCTAACCACCGCACTACCTTGCACCTTATCACTGCCTTAGACGATGTAGCTTGGACACTCAACCTCCGCGGTAGCGATGTGGCTTACAACCCTGTATTCCTCGGTTATATCGCTCTATCCGATAAAGAAGCGACTCTTTTTGTAGATAAAGCTAAACTCACCCCTGAGGTAGAAGCTCATTTGGCAGCAGCCAAAGTAAACGTGCGTCCTTATGATGAGTTCTACAACTATTTGGCTACCGTAAAAGGACAAAATATACTCCTCGCCCCTAATACCAATCAAGCGATATTCGAAGCCCTCCAAAAGGACAATAAACTCGTGCAAGCTCCCGCTCCTGGCAACCTGATGAAAGCCGTGAAGAACGCTACCGAGCTCGAAGGATTCCGTACTGTAATGGTACGCGATGGGGTAGCAATGGTGAAGTTCCTCTACTGGCTTACCCACCAAGTAGGCAAAGAACCAATGACCGAATACAGCATCGGCAAGAAGCTACGCGACTTTCGTGCCGAAGGCAAGAACTTCGTAGGCGAAAGTTTTGGCAGTATCATTGGTTACCAAGGTAATGGCGCCATTGTGCACTATTCAGCTCCTAAGCACGGTAGTAAAGAGGTACACCCCGAGGGTAGTGTTTTGGTAGACTCTGGTGGACAGTATCTTGAAGGTACTACCGATATCACTCGTACCATTCCATTAGGCAAAGTAAGTCAACAGTTTATTGACGATAGTACCCTTGTACTCAAAGGAATGATACAACTCGCAATGGTACAATTCCCAAGAGGCACTCGCGGTGTACAGCTCGACGCCTATGCGCGTATGGCACTTTGGAAAAACCATAAGGACTATGGTCACGGCACTGGTCACGGTGTAGGTAGCTTTATGAACGTACACGAAGGACCTCAAAATATTCGCAAAGACCTCAACCCACAAGTACTATTAGCAGGTATGGTATGCTCCGACGAACCTGGGGTATATCTCGAAAATCAATACGGTATTCGTCACGAGAACCTCATTACGGTGCGTGAAGTAGCTACCAACGAGTTTGGTACGTTCTACGATTTCGAGACCCTCACCCTTTGTCCGTTTATGCCTTCAGGTATCAATGTGGCTCTCCTCACCGATGTAGAACGCCAATGGCTTAATGCCTACCACAAAACTTGTGAAGAAAAACTCGCCCCTCTATTAGAAGGTGATGTAAAAGAATGGTTCTTAACTCTTGTAAAACCTTTGTAGTTTAGCTTCTATTTGTTTTTAAATATACTGAAGGAAGGCTACCCGAAGCTCTATTTGGGTAGCCTTTTTTAATTATTACGCTTGTCAATTGTTTATTATTTTGTACTTTTGAGCCCAAAATATAATAAGATGTCTGTAGAAGTTCAACAACTAACAAAAATATACGGACAGCAAGTGGCTGTCAATGCTATCAGTTTTCAACTTGAAAAAGGTGAAATTACCGGCTTTTTAGGACCTAATGGAGCAGGTAAATCTACTACTATGAAAATGATTACAGGAGCGCTTACCCCTACTGATGGAACAATAACAGTAAATGGCATTGATATACTAAAAAATCCTATTGAAGCACAGAGAACAATAGGGTATTTGCCTGAACACAATCCGTTGTATACCGAAATGTACGTGCGAGAATACCTGCGCTTTATGGCTGAACTATACCCCAAAGTCCCCTCCGATAGGATTGAAGAGGTAATTGCTCTTACAGGGCTTTCTTCTGAAAGCGATAAGAAGATAGAGGCGCTCTCCAAAGGCTATCGCCAGCGTGTAGGCTTGGCTTCTGCGCTTATTCACGACCCCGAAATTCTTATACTCGATGAACCTACCACAGGGCTCGACCCCAATCAGCTGGTAGAAATACGCCATATTATCAAAGAGTTAGGTAAGCGTAAAACAGTGTTACTATCTTCTCATATTATGCAAGAAATTCAAGCTTTGGCTGACCGTGTGATTGTATTGCATAAAGGTAACATCGTGTTAGATAAGAAAATGACCGAACTGCAAAACAAAGAACAAATTATAGAAGTAGCTTTTGATTTTCGTGTCGAAGAACGCCTCTTGCGCGCTTTGCCTAACATAGTATCAGTGCATAATGTCTATGATTTTCTATATCAGTTACAGTTCGATACCTCAGAAGATATGCGCCCCACTGTATTTGATTTTGCCAAAGAAAACGGATTGAAAATACTACAAATTAATCACAAGCATAAAGACTTAGAAGAAACCTTCATTCAACTAACGGCTAATAATTAAAAAAGTTGCTTGATTTTTTCAAGCAACTTTTTTTATTGACCATTAGGCATTATTTTATTCAGAAACGCCTCTCTACAATTCTCAGCAATCGTAATGCGTTGTTTGCCAAATACTATTTGGTTGCGCTCCACTACTTTCACTTTGTCCAGAGCTACTATAAACGACCTATGCACTCGCATAAACCGTTCTTCCGGTAATTCCTCTTCCAATTTCTTCAAGCTCATCAGCGTTACAATAGGTTGTGACTGACTGTTGAGGTATATTTTTACGTAATCTTTAAGACTTTCTATATACAAAATATCATCATACATCACCTTTATTTGCTTGTAATCTGCCTTTACAAACATATAATTCTGCGCTATTTCGAGCGGTTTTTCAGTAACAGAAGGTGTGCTTAATAGCAAAGCCTTTTGAGCCGTCTCCAAAAACTCAGCATAATCAAAAGGTTTCAATAAGTATCCAATAGAGTTTACCTTATATCCCTCAATAGCGTATTGGTCAAAAGCCGTAGTAAAAACAATTTTAGTAGAGGTGGGTATCTTTTTAGAAAGCTGGAGCCCTGTAAGTTCAGGCATTTGGATATCCATATAGATAAGGTCGGGTGCGCTACCTTCATATAAGAACGTCAATACATCAATAGCATTGCTAAATTTGCCGACTAACCTCAGAAAAGGAGTCTTTACCACATAACTTTCTAGCAGTTGGAGCGCCATAGGCTCATCGTCTACAATGATACAAGTAAGTTGCATTTTGCCACAGATATAAAATTCCAAAGGCAAAGATACACTTATTTTTCCGTTATATACCCAAATAATGATATTTTTTCCTCCCGCACACTCCCACTGAGCTCCTCCCACAAATTTGCTAATCTCCTAATTTGCTAATTTTCTAATTCTCTTTTCCGTCGCCATATCCTCCCTCTCCTTGGGAGAAGTCTCCGAATAGGAGAGTATGTGAACGGGGTGAGGATTCCTCTTTCTTTCGCCTCGAAACCCCGTTTTTGGCATTTTTGGCATTGTTGTATTAAGCTATTAATCAATTTTTTACACACCCTTTCTATACCAATCGTCCAAGATTCGTATAAGCTTCCTATAAGCTCTCTATAAGCTAACCCCACCCTCCTCACAGCCTTTTTTCACCAAAATCTCTCTCAACCCTCTTCCGAAAATCTCCGTTTCCTTCCGAAAATTCAAAACCTCTCTAAGATTCTCTAAAAACTCCGACGAACCTCTCTCCCCATTTCACAAGGCGCAGCCTTGATTTTGTTTAAAATTTGTTTAATTTCTGAAGCACAGCCTCATTCCTCTAACTCAACCTCGCACCTCATTTCCTCATTCCCTAATTTTCTCATTTTCTCATTCTCTCATTTCCTAATTTGCTAATTATAACTATCTTTGCATTTTAATTACTCAAAAAACTATGGCAGATAAACACCATTACAAAGGTCTTACCGATGCGCAAGTCCTTGAAAGTCGCCAAAAATACGGCGAAAACTCCCTTTCATCAGTAGAAGGCGAACCGCTTTGGAAACAATTCTTAGAAAAGTTCACCGACCCCATTATCATCATTCTTCTCGTTGCCCTCGTCTTCTCTTTTGGAGTATCTACTTATGAATATGTGGTGCATAATGAAGGTTTCGATGCTTTCTTAGAGCCCATAGGGATTCTCTTTGCTGTACTCTTGGCTACAGGTGTCGCTTTCTATTTTGAACATAAAGCCAATAAACAATTCGAAATTCTCAATCAGGTAAACGACGAGATTTACTACAAAGTCATTCGCAACGAACACATTACACAAGTGCTCAAAAAGGATATTGTAGTAGGCGATATAGTGATTTTGGAAACCGGTGAAGAAGTACCCGCCGATGGCGAGCTCCTCGAAGCCGTATCAATGCATATCAACGAGTCTACCCTTACCGGAGAACCTTTGGTACACAAAACCACCAATCCATCCGATTTTGAGGCAGAAGCTACTTACCCTTCTAACTACGTTTGTCGCGGTACTTCGGTATCCGATGGTCACGGTATTTTTGAAGTGAAAAAGGTCGGCGATGCTACCGAATACGGCAAAGTGTTCGAGGGGGTTCAGATAGACAACACAGTGAAAACTCCCCTCAACGAACAGTTGGATAAACTCGCAGGAATGATTACCAAAATCAGTTACGCTATTGCAATTTTGGTGATTGTAGGTCGTCTTATCCTATATTTTACGCTTCCTGCTCATAACATAAACCAAATCGATTGGATTGATTTTGGTCACTATCTTCTCAATACAGCGATGATTGCTATTACCGTAGTGGTAGTTGCGGTACCCGAAGGCTTACCGATGAGTGTTACCCTCAGTTTGGCTTATAGTATGCGCAGTATGATGGCTACCAATAACCTCGTGCGCAAGATGCACGCTTGTGAGACGATGGGCGCTACTACCGTGATTTGTACCGATAAAACGGGTACACTCACCCAAAACCAAATGACTATCTACGAAACTTATTTCAATCGTTTTACAGATGAACAATTAGGTGAAAAACTCATCGCCGAATCGATGGCGGTGAACTCTACGGCTTACCTCGATTTTACTGATAAAGAAAAACCAAACGTGCTGGGGAATCCTACCGAAGGAGCACTCCTATTGTGGCTCTACGGCAAAGGAACCAACTACTTGCCCATACGCGAAGGGAGTGAAGTGCTTAACCAACTCACTTTTTCTACCGAGCGCAAATATATGGCTACTTTGGTGCAATCACCAGCGTTGGGCAAACCGGTATTGTACGTGAAAGGAGCTCCCGAAATCGTGATGACTTTTTGCTACGAGGGTGGTAAATTCCTTTCCGATATTCCTCAAGCCGATTTCGAGGCAAAACTATTACAATACCAAAACCAAGCGATGCGCACTATCGGTTTTGCATATAAAGTAATCGACGACCCGAATACGGTAATATCCGAAAATGGTAAGTTAGTGGTAAACGGCTTAAATTTTATAGGTATTACCGCTATTTCTGACCCCGTACGCCCTGATGTGCCTGCTTCTATTGAAGAGTGTTTGCACGCAGGCATTCAGGTGAAGATTGTAACCGGTGATACACCAGGTACCGCTCGCGAAATCGCCCGCCAAATACATTTGTGGGACGATACTTGCACCGAGCGTAACCAAATCACCGGCGTAGAATTTGCCGCAATGAGCGATACCGAACTCTTAGACCGCATTACCGACCTACGCGTGATTTCACGCGCACGTCCGCTCGACAAAGCACGCCTCGTGAACCTATTGCAACAAAAAGGCGAAGTTGTAGCCGTAACTGGTGATGGTACCAACGATGCACCAGCCCTCAAAGCTGCCCAAGTAGGTCTTTCAATGGGCGACGGAACCTCAGTAGCCAAAGAAGCTTCCGATATCACTATCTTAGATAACTCGTTCAGTAGTATCGGTAAAGCCGTGATGTGGGGGCGTTCACTCTATTTAAACATTCAGCGTTTTATCCTCTTCCAGATGACTATCAATGTGGCAGCGTGTATCATCGTGCTCATTGGGGCATTCTTAGGGGTAGAGTCACCGCTTACCGTAACTCAAATGCTCTGGGTGAACCTCATTATGGATACCTTTGCGGCATTAGCGTTAGCATCCTTACCACCGAGCAACCGCGTAATGAACGATAAACCTCGTGCGCGTGGTGCTAATATCATTACAAAGCCAATGACAAAAGGCATTTTTGGTGTAGGAGGATTCTTTGTAGTGTTGCTTTTTGGTTTCATTCAGTACTTTAAAAATGAGGATATCACCAGTCTCACTCAATTTTCAATTACTGATTATTTCAGTCATTTCTTTCACTTCGGAACACCCAAAAACGGACTATCGGCTTATGAACTTTCCTTGTTCTTCTCGATATTCGTGTTCTTGCAATTCTGGAATATGTTCAATGCCAAAGCTTATCGTACCGGCAAGAGTACTTTTTATAATATAGGCAAGAGCCAAGGTTTTATACTTATTGCTACGGTGATTGTCATCGGTCAAGTGTTTATCACTACTTTTGGTGGGCAGATGTTCAACGTAACCCCACTCAAGCTCACCGATTGGACAATCATCATTGGCGCTACCAGTCTCGTACTATGGACAGGAGAAATTCTCAGAGCCATAAAAACAGAAAAGTAATAGTCGCTTTTGCGTTACATACTTAGCCGAATTTTCAAACTTTGGCTAAGTTGATTACCCTAATAATCAAAATCCTTTAGTTACATTGTAGGGGCGATTGGCAAATCGCCCTCACAAAACAAAACTTTCCAGATAAGCTCTTTTTTTTGTATTAAAACTTTGCTGATTTGCTAATTTTCTCCTATCTTTGCCCCAGTATTAACTTAAATAAAGGTGTAGAAAACGGAATTAAATGTACTTTACTTTTAGTATTTTTGGGGAGGTTATTGCTAATGGTATCAAAGATTTTAAAAGAATATTTTATGTTAAAAGTAAAGAAAATGACGTTGAAAATAAACTAATTTCCGTAGACAGTATATGGTATGATAGTGATAACATTTCACCCAAAAAATAATCATTAAAACATCAACAATATGACTTTTTTAAAAACTCTCTTAGCCACTATCCTCGGATTCTTTATTTCTATGGGGATATGTTTTATTCTTTTCCTCATCTTCATCTCTGTGATGATAAGCTCAGTGGTAGGTGGTGCCAAAGGTGAAGAAGTGAGTGTGAAGGACAATTCTGTACTCGAACTTTCTTTTGAAGAACCATTAGTAGACTACGGCGAACGCATAACCTTTAAGGATTTCGACTATACCTCTGAATCCTATAACGGACTTAATGCAACTCTCAAAGCTATTGAGAACGCCAAAACCGACAAGCGTATCAAAGGTATTTACCTCAAAAGTACGGGTAACATCGGCGGATTAGCTTTCGCTCAAGAACTTCGTAAAGCTTTGGAGGATTTTAAGACTTCTGGCAAATTCGTCTTAGCTTATAGCGATGAAATTTCCCAACTCGATTACTATCTCCAAACCGTAGCCGATAAGGTGTATATTAGTCAGCTCGGAAGTGTTGCGCTCCGGGGTCTCTCTTCTGAAGTCCTTTTCTTCAAAGGGCTCCAAGAAAAAAGCGGTGTGCAAATGGAAGTGATTCGCCACGGCAAATACAAAAGCGCTGTAGAACCTTTCTTAGACAATAAGATGAGCGATAACAACCGCAAGCAACTCACCGAATTACTCTCTGCTATGTGGAACGTCATCGTTACCGATATCGCTAAAAGTCGTAATATTCCCGTAGAAAAACTCAATGAAATAGCTACCAATGTAGGTGGACGCACAGCACAGTTAGCTAAAAACAACGGACTCATAGACGGTATTCTTTTCCGCGATGAATTCGAGCAAATCATCTGTGATAAAACCGGTAGTAAAAGTATCGATAAGGTTGATTTTATCAATATTGAAGATTATGCCGAAGCCGTAGTAGGCAAAGCAACGGGCAAGCACTCCAAAAATAAGATAGCTGTTATCTATGCCGATGGTGAGATTATGCAAGGCGAAGGACGCGCTGAAATCGTAGGTAATGAAACCATTATCCGTGCCTTGCGCAAAGCCTCTGATAATAAAGATATAAAAGCTATTGTGCTTCGTATCAATTCCCCTGGTGGCGATGCCTTAGCCTCTGAATTGATGCACCGAGAAATCGAAGTTACTAAAAAGAAGAAAAAGGTATATGTCTCTATGGGCAACTATGCCGCTTCTGGTGGCTATTATATTGCGTGCAATGCTAACCGCATTTTTGCAGAAGCAGGTACTATCACCGGTTCTATTGGGGTATTCGGCGTAATTCCTAATGTAAATGCCTTAGCTACCAACTGGGGTATAAATGCCGAAACCGTAAGCACTCACCCCAACGCTCAGTTTTATAGTGTATTCCAAAAACCTACTGAACAATTCAAAAAAGAAATGACCGAATCTATTGAGCAAGTATATACTGTATTTTTAGATCGTGTAGCCAAAGGGCGTGGTAAAACGGTTGCCCAAATAGACTCCATTGCACAAGGAAGAGTATGGAGCGGTAAAGAAGCCCTTGCTAATGGTTTGGTAGACGAAATCGGCTCGCTAAACGATGCTATTGCCTACGCTGCTAAAGACAACGGACTCAAAGAATATCGCACCGTTTCTTACCCTACTTTCGAAATGGACTTTAAAGCAATGTTCCGCCGTTTTGGAGCGAATCTGAGAGGTGAGAACTTGCGCAATGAGATGGGTGTAGAAGCTTATGAAGTCTATCAGCAGGTGAAACATATCGCTCAGCAACGTGGAGTGCAAGCCCATTTAGAATACGATGTGAAACTGAAATAGTTATAAAAATTAACACAATATTAACACCTAAAAACTTGCTTAGTTCATTTTAAAGAAGTACATTTGTACAGTGAAATTCTAAATAGATGAAGTTATGAAACGAGCTACGTTTGAATATACCACAATGATTTTATCGAAAGTGAGTTTCGACCCTAACCTATTTTGTAAGGAACTTAAAAAAGCTATTGACAGGTTATTACCTTATGAAATAGAAGAATTGAAAGTTTGGTTAGATGACTACACCAAAAATAAGCCCGAACTGATGCAGTGTATGGTGCTTATGGATAAATGATAACAAAAGCTGCCTACTCTCGTAGGCAGCTTTTTCTTACTTCTTATCTCTTACCTAAAAATGAACATCACCAGTACTCAAAACCCCCTAATAAAGAAAATAGTTCTCCTCAGCGAGAAATCACGCGAGCGTAAAAAAGAAGGAATATGTGTAGTAGAAGGTGCGCGCGAGATACGCTTAGCCCTTGAAGGAGGCTACACTCTCGAAACATTGCTATATCAGCCTGAGATTTTTGCAGAAGAACACTTGCTAAAACTTCTTAGCCATACAGCTCAAAGAGTAAATCCTATCGCTATTAGCAAAGAAGTATACCAAAAGATTAGTTATCGCAGTTCTACTGAGGGGGTTATTGCCTTAATACAGACTAAAAAGCACAGTTTAGACACGCTAGCTTTTGTAACCGACTCTCCTTTGTTATTGGTAGCTGAAGCTCCTGAAAAACCAGGGAATATAGGGGCTCTCCTTCGCACTGCCGATGCTGCTAATATAGACGCTGTGATTATTGCCAATCCTAAAACTGACCTCTACAACCCTAATATTATACGTTCGAGCGTAGGTTGTGTGTTTACTGTTCCTATTGCAACGGGGAGCACTACTGAAGTGATTGATTTTCTCAAAGCCAAAGGTATCAATAGCTATTGCGCTGCTCTTACTGCCTTTAAACCTTATTACGAAGTATCGTTTGAGGAAGCCAGTGCTATCGTAGTAGGTACGGAAGACCAAGGTCTTACAGAGGAATGGCTTACTCATAGCACTCAGAACATTATTATCCCGATGGAAGGTGTAATCGACTCTATGAATGTATCAGTTGCTGCTGCGGTACTTATTTTTGAAGCGAAAAGACAAAGGGTAAATCTTAATTAATAAAATATTTATAGAGAACAAAGAGCTCCACTTAGCAAGCTAAGTGGAGCCCTTTATTATTATTTGTGTTCGTGTAGTCCGCATTCTTTTTTACTATTGCTTTCCCACCACCAACGACCTGCGCGAAAATCTTCACCCTCTTTGATAGCACGAGTACAAGGGGCACAGCCTATGCTCACAAAACCTTTGTCGTGTAACACATTATAAGGAATGTTATGTGCCTTGATAAAGGCTTTGGTATCTTCAAACGTCCAATGGAGGATAGGGCTGTATTTAAAGAGCTGGTAAGTATCGTCCCATTCGAGTATAGGGAGGTCTTTACGAGCATTACTTTGGTCGGCACGTAAACCTGTTACCCATACTTTCTTGCCTTTTAGTGCTCGGCTAAGGGGTTCTACTTTGCGTATATGACAGCACTCTTTGCGCAGCTCTACTGAGCGATAAAAAGACAAAGGGCCATTTTTGTGTACATATTCTTCTATATCGTGTGTTTTGGGATAATAAGGCAAAATATGTGTATTGTAGCGTTGCTCAGTGCTTTCCCAAACTGAGTAAGTTTCGTTGAACAAGCGACCGGTATCTAAAGTGAAAATACTGATAGGAATTTGGTTTGCGAGAATGAGGTGAGTAATAGCTTGGTCTTCTAACCCAAAGCTGGTTGAAAAAACTATCTCATTAGGAAATTGTTCAGCTAAAGAAGCGAGACCTTCTACTTCTGTTTTTTGTAAGAGAGCGTTATGTAATGTTGTTAATCGTTCTTTCATAGTGTTATTTATTGTCAGCAAAAGTGAGATAAGGCATAATTTCTTTTATAGGAACTTTCACTTCAAAAGGCGTATCTACATAAGGAGCTATCTCAAAAGGTTCATAGAACAAAATGAGAGCATCGGCTGCTACGCCCATTTGGTTAGGAAGACGAAAGATTCCATTTTCAAAATCAAACTTTTTATCATCTAAAGGAGTGATGGTGGCGTTTTGTTGTGCTTTCTCAAAATAACGTTTGGCTATTTGGGTTACTTTTTCTTCATCGGTAAAGAGGTTTTCATTGGTAATTACTTCGCCATTATCTAATGCAAAGTGAGTGAAAACTTTGGTTTGTATAGGTTGTGCTTCACCGGTAAAAGCATAACGGTTGGACACTAAAGAAAGCATCTTGCTATTTTGCCACATAATGCTATCAGTAGCGATAAACTCGAAAGCAGGGAGCTCAGGGAAATGTTCGTGAAGCTTATAGTAATCTTTTGTAAGGCTATCTAAAGCTTTTTCTATACTGATACCTTCCACTTGTAGAGAGTCGTCGTTGGAAAGGAGAAAATTGGAGAGTTGTAGCTCTATTTCTTGATTGAAATTCTTAGCAAACTCGCTATTACCGTTGCAATATAGATAGTTTAGGCTTACAGAGAAACAGTTATCTTCGCAATTCTCATCGCTACGTTCTATAGTTTTCTCTTCAAAGCTGATTTTTTGAGTACGGGTATAGTGACGGTAAATGCAGTAACCGCAGTAACCGATTATTATAATGAATATAAGACCTAAAATAAGGCTTAATTTTTTTATATTGTTTTTTTTCATTTTTTTAAAACCTTTGTCTGTAAAATTTCAACTTTACCAAAGTTTGGGGCGCAATTAATCATTTACAATTAATCACTAACCATTGACATAAATATTTCGGCATACCATTGCTGATAGGTTGATTTGTTTGTCGTTTACCAGTAGAGTCATAGAGTCGTCGAAGGGTTCTTTGCTGAGTACTTCTATTTCGTCGCCAAGAGCTATATTCATTTTGTTGAGGTAAACGAGAAATTCCTTAGAGGTGTTCTTTACCGCTGCACATATACCTTTATCGCCTTGTTTGAGCTCGCTTAATAGGGTTTGAATAGTGGTGGTAAAAACGCCTTCTTTGTTAGGAATCGGGTCGCCGTGGGGGTCTTTTTTAGGAAAATCGAGGAAAGCATCGAGGCGCTCTATAAGTTTTTCTGACTGTATATGTTCTAACTCTTCGGCTATTTCGTGCACTTCGTCCCAAGAGAAATTGAGTTTTTCGACTAAGAATACTTCCCAAAGACGATGTTTGCGAATGATAGCAATAGCTTTTTGCGTACCTTTTTTAGTGAGTGTTACCCCTTGATATTTTAC is from Capnocytophaga ochracea DSM 7271 and encodes:
- a CDS encoding TrmH family RNA methyltransferase, which encodes MNITSTQNPLIKKIVLLSEKSRERKKEGICVVEGAREIRLALEGGYTLETLLYQPEIFAEEHLLKLLSHTAQRVNPIAISKEVYQKISYRSSTEGVIALIQTKKHSLDTLAFVTDSPLLLVAEAPEKPGNIGALLRTADAANIDAVIIANPKTDLYNPNIIRSSVGCVFTVPIATGSTTEVIDFLKAKGINSYCAALTAFKPYYEVSFEEASAIVVGTEDQGLTEEWLTHSTQNIIIPMEGVIDSMNVSVAAAVLIFEAKRQRVNLN
- a CDS encoding metal-dependent transcriptional regulator gives rise to the protein MTLSEENHLKAIFHLYNEKKEEVNTNAIAEVMNTKASSVTDMLKRLADKGLINYVKYQGVTLTKKGTQKAIAIIRKHRLWEVFLVEKLNFSWDEVHEIAEELEHIQSEKLIERLDAFLDFPKKDPHGDPIPNKEGVFTTTIQTLLSELKQGDKGICAAVKNTSKEFLVYLNKMNIALGDEIEVLSKEPFDDSMTLLVNDKQINLSAMVCRNIYVNG
- a CDS encoding phosphoadenylyl-sulfate reductase, which translates into the protein MKERLTTLHNALLQKTEVEGLASLAEQFPNEIVFSTSFGLEDQAITHLILANQIPISIFTLDTGRLFNETYSVWESTEQRYNTHILPYYPKTHDIEEYVHKNGPLSFYRSVELRKECCHIRKVEPLSRALKGKKVWVTGLRADQSNARKDLPILEWDDTYQLFKYSPILHWTFEDTKAFIKAHNIPYNVLHDKGFVSIGCAPCTRAIKEGEDFRAGRWWWESNSKKECGLHEHK
- a CDS encoding DUF3298 and DUF4163 domain-containing protein; protein product: MKKNNIKKLSLILGLIFIIIIGYCGYCIYRHYTRTQKISFEEKTIERSDENCEDNCFSVSLNYLYCNGNSEFAKNFNQEIELQLSNFLLSNDDSLQVEGISIEKALDSLTKDYYKLHEHFPELPAFEFIATDSIMWQNSKMLSLVSNRYAFTGEAQPIQTKVFTHFALDNGEVITNENLFTDEEKVTQIAKRYFEKAQQNATITPLDDKKFDFENGIFRLPNQMGVAADALILFYEPFEIAPYVDTPFEVKVPIKEIMPYLTFADNK